Proteins co-encoded in one Armatimonadota bacterium genomic window:
- a CDS encoding glycoside hydrolase family 99-like domain-containing protein — protein sequence MKIALILAIIPAVFVHSEAYPDTNFRTLIEWDFSSPSAISQWKPNSQIKSLEIKNGCLTGKTEGADPILVGPLFEIPASPFQFVEVRAKTSVDGEGELFWTNTIEEPYGGFRQEKANSISFKKGDFQVYRIFPFWQKEGKIIHLRFDPPSDCQFEVDYIRVLELTGLETEESFFDFRKSSQWIPTGGELVTYSSAGMKLTTSDKALLFSPMVNIEADTWRWLGFMIRCNNDAYAVAKWITDVLPGVQSASFKLKGDGKWHAYNIQCENLPEWQGKVMLLGLELCPSSRTTFEIACAGVDNDRLGPAELEVESFGFTKAINRAGTATSLRAKITNVGGEPTHELRINLSLGDGLSLQGGLSEMQVPPLEPGGTIVYEWSVFSDKPRTSWATVEIKDDSGILARRQSKLRWDPPYQVVKADYVPEPNPVRGDYEIGMYYYPGWWNYQRWAVLDDYPERRPVLGYYREGEPEVADWHIKWMVEHGVTFVVYDWYWCAGARSLEHALHNGYLKSKYRKKIKFCLLWANHNPPKTSSAEDMVNVTNYWLDNYFCLPEYFKINGKPVVIIFSPHRLTEDMGSDGVRRAFEKSREMARARGFPGIYFVGCVGPNKHQIEILESEGYDALSGYNYPSAGDKGRLIAPYDDMVTGYRDIWNAIAAFSEIPYIPVTEPGWDSRPWHGINSRVRTGKTPEKFAQMLRNAKEFLNTHKTSPKVVLIEAWNEFGEGDYIEPHLEWGFGYLDAIREVFTDAPHEHIDLVPQDVGLGPYEFTKPKPLTSWTFDGLEEVGWSASQELRDASIENGSFVATSIGSDPAFYGPPVNIDSSKFKTLEIRMKVDRGKQAQLFWAGRGRNFNETMSVRFEIFTDGEFHIYRLNLSTLPTWRGTITGLRFDPTDAGKARIEIDYIRFLP from the coding sequence ATGAAAATCGCTTTAATTCTCGCCATCATTCCTGCTGTCTTCGTGCATTCTGAAGCTTACCCTGACACAAACTTTAGAACCCTTATTGAGTGGGATTTTAGTTCGCCATCCGCCATTAGCCAATGGAAGCCGAATTCCCAAATTAAGAGCTTGGAAATCAAAAACGGATGTCTTACTGGCAAGACCGAAGGCGCGGATCCCATACTCGTAGGACCACTCTTTGAAATCCCTGCATCTCCATTTCAATTTGTTGAGGTGAGAGCAAAAACAAGCGTAGACGGTGAAGGTGAGCTTTTTTGGACAAATACAATAGAAGAGCCTTATGGAGGGTTCCGGCAAGAGAAAGCAAATTCAATCTCTTTTAAAAAAGGCGATTTTCAAGTATACCGCATATTCCCGTTTTGGCAAAAAGAAGGCAAGATTATCCATCTGCGTTTTGACCCCCCTTCCGACTGCCAGTTTGAGGTTGACTATATACGTGTATTAGAACTGACTGGCCTTGAAACCGAAGAATCCTTTTTTGATTTTAGAAAATCAAGCCAATGGATTCCGACAGGCGGCGAATTAGTAACATATTCATCGGCAGGAATGAAGCTAACAACCTCAGACAAGGCACTCCTTTTCTCGCCTATGGTTAACATTGAGGCTGATACATGGCGCTGGCTCGGTTTCATGATAAGATGCAACAATGATGCCTATGCGGTAGCTAAATGGATAACAGATGTATTGCCAGGCGTGCAGTCAGCGTCCTTTAAGCTGAAGGGTGACGGTAAATGGCATGCGTACAATATTCAGTGCGAGAACCTTCCCGAGTGGCAGGGAAAAGTCATGCTTCTGGGGCTCGAGCTCTGTCCAAGTTCTAGAACTACTTTCGAAATTGCTTGCGCAGGAGTTGATAATGATAGACTAGGGCCGGCTGAGCTGGAAGTGGAAAGCTTTGGTTTTACTAAGGCAATCAATCGTGCAGGCACGGCGACTTCTCTTCGTGCAAAAATAACAAATGTTGGTGGTGAGCCGACACACGAATTGCGCATAAACCTAAGCCTTGGGGACGGATTGTCCTTACAGGGTGGATTGTCTGAAATGCAAGTACCTCCACTTGAACCCGGTGGTACGATTGTCTATGAGTGGTCAGTTTTCTCTGATAAGCCAAGAACCTCATGGGCAACGGTTGAAATAAAAGATGATTCTGGCATTCTCGCACGCAGACAGTCTAAATTGCGATGGGACCCACCTTATCAAGTGGTGAAGGCAGACTATGTCCCCGAGCCTAATCCGGTTCGAGGTGACTATGAAATTGGAATGTACTATTATCCTGGCTGGTGGAACTATCAGCGATGGGCAGTGCTCGATGACTATCCTGAAAGGCGTCCAGTTTTGGGCTACTACCGCGAAGGCGAACCCGAGGTTGCCGACTGGCACATAAAATGGATGGTCGAGCACGGGGTGACATTCGTTGTCTACGATTGGTATTGGTGTGCAGGTGCTCGGAGTCTCGAGCATGCGCTTCATAACGGCTATTTGAAGTCGAAATATAGGAAAAAAATTAAGTTTTGCCTGCTTTGGGCAAATCACAACCCTCCAAAGACTTCCTCGGCAGAAGATATGGTCAATGTTACAAATTACTGGCTTGATAATTATTTTTGCCTGCCAGAATATTTCAAAATTAATGGAAAACCTGTTGTTATTATATTTTCACCCCACCGGCTCACTGAGGACATGGGTTCCGACGGAGTAAGAAGGGCTTTTGAAAAATCGAGGGAGATGGCAAGAGCGAGGGGTTTCCCAGGTATCTATTTTGTTGGATGCGTTGGGCCCAACAAACATCAAATCGAGATATTGGAGAGCGAGGGATACGACGCTCTCAGCGGTTACAACTATCCGAGCGCTGGTGATAAGGGACGGCTCATTGCACCGTACGATGATATGGTGACTGGATATCGAGATATTTGGAACGCTATTGCAGCTTTTTCAGAGATACCTTACATACCTGTGACTGAGCCTGGATGGGATTCGCGTCCCTGGCACGGCATAAACTCTCGCGTTAGAACCGGGAAGACGCCCGAGAAATTTGCGCAAATGCTGCGAAATGCAAAGGAGTTCTTAAATACCCATAAAACTTCACCAAAGGTGGTCCTTATCGAAGCATGGAATGAGTTTGGCGAAGGCGACTATATTGAACCCCATTTGGAATGGGGCTTTGGGTACTTGGACGCAATTCGAGAAGTATTCACCGACGCACCACATGAGCACATTGACCTTGTTCCGCAAGACGTTGGCCTTGGCCCCTATGAATTTACAAAGCCCAAGCCTCTTACAAGCTGGACGTTCGATGGATTGGAAGAAGTGGGATGGAGCGCATCTCAGGAACTTCGAGATGCTAGCATCGAGAATGGTAGCTTTGTAGCTACTTCCATTGGTTCCGATCCAGCCTTCTATGGGCCACCAGTAAACATTGATTCCTCAAAGTTCAAGACCCTAGAAATACGAATGAAGGTAGATAGAGGGAAGCAGGCTCAGCTTTTCTGGGCAGGTCGGGGCAGAAACTTCAATGAAACAATGAGTGTGAGGTTTGAAATTTTTACTGATGGCGAGTTTCATATTTATAGACTAAATCTAAGCACTTTGCCGACTTGGCGTGGTACAATTACCGGCTTGCGGTTTGACCCTACCGATGCTGGCAAAGCACGTATAGAGATTGACTACATTCGTTTTCTACCTTAA
- the hisG gene encoding ATP phosphoribosyltransferase — MEVTRLKLKIGLPKGSLQESTLSLFRKAGWEFHINSRSYMPSCDDNELDALLVRPQEIPRYVQDGILDVGLTGYDWVVDNGADVVEVEDLSYNKATFRPLRVVVAVQEESNFHSPKDLNGKRISTEYVNLTKRWLETHGISAHVEFSWGACEVKVPDLADAIVVNTETGSSLRAHNLRIMETILESTARLIANKISWEDPWKRTKIENLAMLLKGAISAEQLVGLKMNVPKERLGDVIEVLPALRRPTLSPLSDENWYAVETIIDVKTVRELIPTLRRAGAEGLVEYPLNKVIP; from the coding sequence ATTGAGGTGACACGCTTGAAACTAAAGATAGGGCTGCCAAAGGGGAGCTTACAAGAGTCAACGTTAAGTTTATTTAGAAAGGCGGGCTGGGAATTCCACATCAATAGCAGGTCTTATATGCCGTCTTGCGATGATAATGAGCTGGATGCTCTTCTTGTGCGGCCGCAAGAAATTCCCAGATATGTGCAGGATGGCATCCTCGATGTGGGGCTTACTGGCTATGATTGGGTTGTTGACAACGGTGCAGATGTCGTGGAGGTAGAAGATCTTTCGTATAACAAAGCAACTTTCCGTCCCCTACGCGTGGTTGTGGCAGTGCAGGAGGAATCAAATTTTCATAGCCCCAAAGATTTGAATGGAAAGCGAATCTCCACCGAATATGTCAACCTCACCAAGCGGTGGCTTGAAACTCATGGAATTTCCGCGCACGTCGAGTTTTCGTGGGGTGCATGCGAGGTTAAAGTTCCTGACCTAGCCGATGCAATAGTTGTAAATACCGAAACTGGCAGTTCTTTGCGTGCACACAATCTGCGCATAATGGAAACAATCCTTGAGTCAACTGCACGGCTAATTGCCAATAAGATTTCTTGGGAAGATCCTTGGAAGCGCACGAAAATTGAAAATCTTGCCATGCTTTTGAAAGGTGCAATCAGTGCGGAACAGCTAGTAGGCTTGAAAATGAACGTGCCTAAGGAAAGATTAGGGGACGTGATTGAAGTTCTTCCGGCGCTTAGACGGCCGACGCTTTCGCCGCTCAGCGACGAGAATTGGTATGCAGTAGAAACGATAATTGATGTGAAAACAGTGCGCGAACTCATACCAACCCTACGGC